Sequence from the Besnoitia besnoiti strain Bb-Ger1 chromosome Unknown contig00014, whole genome shotgun sequence genome:
TTTTCTCGCCAGACTTCCAGGTGCACGACTTCCTCAGATACGAGCTGCCTGAAGCCATGAAAGTCCACGACCAAGTAaggcctcggcgcggctcgccggccCACACCGGGCCCTCGTCCCGAGACCCTAGGCCCGAATCCACCCCTACCACGTAGATGGTAGCGCACATCTCTTAAATGGGCCCCTCGAAGGCAGCTTTCGCTGAACATGGCGGTTTCGGCGCCTTACGTGCCGCCGCTCGCTTGCAAGAGGGAGGCCAGGTGGAGGGCGCGGGAGCTTCACTGCGGGTTCGTCCTTTCCCCACTGCCTGCTGTCTTTGTGGGtgtcgcacgcgcgcgaggctcggccggcgcagctgcagtcgagtcgcggtcttctccgcgtctgttcgtctctttcttttGGGCATGTTTTTAGCTCTCCGCCTGCTTAGACGAGGTTGAGTGCAAcctcgtcgcgctgctctcgcggcggttctccttcttcgtcaGCTCGCTGTGGCGACTCACCAGCATGCAGTCGGAGATCGATCGCGcactccgcagcgtcgctgTGCTCAAGTGAGGAGAGGAGACcccagggcggcgacgctgtgGAGCGGATAAGACCTGGCGGCTTCTATCCGCCAAGTGATTTCTGCCTCAAGCTGTGTGCATCACAGCGCCAGACAAGCAGGCGCAAGCGGCAACCCCGCCCATCCTCGATGCGTCGGAAAACTCCGAACACTCAGCTAGGGCTGAAAAAATCTGTGGAGACCtagaaagagagaggaattTCGAAGGTGCCTCACAAAGAGTCCTCGGTTGAGCCCTGCGCCAGCCATGCCCGGGGGGCAAGGGCGCTTCCGCTGGCTTTTCCTCACTCTTCCgcataaatgtatatatttacgtatgtatgtatatgtatatatacgcatcTATAATATTTCTCACGCAAGGGGAAGAGCGTGTGCGTGATTCTTTCGGTTTTCCTTTCAGGGGGGAGGTCAAGAAGATGCAGTCGGAGCGCGTCGAGCTTGGCTTGAAAGTCCTGCGGCTGACAAAGTACGTCCCGACTCTTTGGTGTCTCGGTGTCTCACGTCAGTTTCACTCGTGTTCCTACTCGATGCGTCGCGCATTTTTTTTTATCGATTCTTGTGtctttcctcttccgctctctcgtCGCTTTCTGGGGCTCCAGGTGCCCGCCTCCAGCGTACACGCACGATTCgctcgacgccggcgccggacCTCTGCCGCCACCCCGTGTGTCTCCACATTTCCAACTTTTTGTGTGCAAGAGGAGTTCTCATCCCGTTGTGTCCTTTTTCTGATttcttctcggcgtctgtcgctTTCCCGCAGAGAGCATGGCGTGGGTGCTTTCGTACCTCCACTTCGTGTTTTGGCATTAATTATAGGTATTTTGTATGTCTCTGTTGCAGAGAGCGCCAAGGCCTGCTGGTTCACCTGCGGCGCATGGAGTGCCTCAGCTACGTGCGCGACTGTCTGCAGTCCCTCGACGTCCTTCTGCAGGCTAAGGAGTTCGCGACTTGCCTGCGCCTCATCGATGCGACGCGGGAGCTTATGAACGaagagctcgcggcgctgcacgtGGCGCGCCCCatccgcctgcagctcgacGGTAAATGAAGTCACCAGCGGCGAAATTCTTGAGTTGAAAGCCtcgaggcgagccgcagaagcgccgcgagcggagaggcgagggggTGGGGGGTGGGCGGGCGGTGACCTCCGCGGAGACCTTCGCGGCAACAGAGaggcggggaggcgcgggcgggcgaTTTATTGGGCGAGGAGGgccctgctgcagcgtctgtTTCGAGTCTCTCTCCCCTGAGTCTGCGTGGGTGTTTTTAGAGCTGCAGCACCGCATCACCACGTCGCTGATTGAGgacttcgcggcggccgcaacAGCGGCGGTCTTCCCTGTGCACGCGGAGCGCCACTCGCCTGcttgcgtcgccgcgcttctcgcaggcgggctgtcttcgcgctcgccttccctcGGTGCTGCCGCgttcccgcgccgcgcggcgagcttgCTTGAAAGTCTACtctcgccgcgagagcgcgtGGCGGCAGCCGAGGGGCGCGACccggccgcgagcggcctTTCTCGGGCTCTCCACGCTGTGTACGGAGACTGGCAGCGCGGATGGATTCTCCTCAttgaagaggaggagcaaAATCCGTTCCAGGACGGTGGCGTCTTCGAATGGGAGCAGGTAAGCCTGCGAGTCGGCCGCGGGGAGTCTCCAGCGCGTGCTGCGTGGCCATGTAGGCGGTAGGGCTTAGGGTTCAGGTGCTTGATGCCTTTAAACCACCGTTTGTCCCGTTAATAATCTAAATCGGCATTTTCGCCGCAATGCGTCTGAGCTAACCTTCTGGTTGTATACGTAATCAGTCTAGTTTTCCCAAACTTCCGTTATATTTTTATCAGTAGTCAGGGTCATCgagtccgcgggcgcggactGCCTTCTGTCTCTGGCGACGGGCAGCCTGTGGCTCGTGGCCCCGGGTTCTGTGAGTCGCCCGCGCAGGCCACGCCGCTGTGGAGGTCCCTCAGGACCTTTTTGGGTCGGCGTTGAGGCGCGCAACTGAGAGGCTCGGTGGCTGTTCCACGAGTGTTCTCGTTCTCCGCTGCTGGCTCGTGGGGAGTCTTTACTACGGCGACAGAGTCGCGGGGGAGCGTTCACCTCGACGCGAAttcccttcttccgcggctcgTGTGTGCGATCTGCAGCGCCTGATCTCGTGCGTCGGTCTTTCCGCGGAGAGTCTGAAGGCGCTGAACCTCTTGTCGCGCTGCGAGGGAAACGCCTCTATGATGGttgcgcgggcgcgacagTCCTTCACGTCTGCAACGAAGCGTGCTATGAGAACggtggcgacgcgcgcggtaACCAAATactcagccgccgcgacttcgtctctcggcgcttcgccgtcgaggTGCTCtgggcgccagcgccgcgctggagagacgcagcggcgagaggccgcgtcgccgcaggagtccgacagagagacaggggctcctgccgcggagggagaagaagcggagagcggcagaggggacagggagagcgaggcgggtcccgcagcgccggagggcgcggcgtgGGACGGAGGTGCAGGAGATGCGCAGACGGAGAAAGCGTcgggcgcctcttctcgTTCGCCATccgccgaggaggccgcggagaggaaggccgGAGGCGATCGGCCTTCGCGGGAAGAAGAAATGCAGGAAAAGAGGCCATCGGATTCCGAGCCAGAAGTCCCCGCAGGAGGGGGCGAAGCGCCACCGGGCGTGGAaaccgcagacggcgagaccggaggcgctgcgacggccgcgcaagagggagggcgcgacgagaagagaatgacctgcagagaggcgagcgacgcggttGCCGCTCATGTAGCGCCGTCCGATGAGCCAGCGGAAGAGTCGCAGGAACGAGccgaagagcgagaggcgcgtgtgaccagggcgacgaggctgcaggaaggagaaggcaCAACAAAGCAGGAGGAGAAAGCCTCAGGGAGGAACGGCGTCGACGGCAAGGTTCCGCCCGGCCAGAGTTTCCCCGAGCATCCGgttgcctcttcgtcgcctgcgcctccgccgtcctcctctgctgcgccccCTGCGGTATCTCctgaggctgctgcggcgggggCCGCCTCGGGGCAGGCGCTGTCGGAGGCGGTTCGGCAGCTGGAGCCGCAGGCGtttctgtgtgtgtggcggGACTGCCTCGGGTTTTCGctgtgcgtcgcgcggcgcctggaggccTGGACCTgcctggcgctgctgcgctcaATCGagctctccttcgccgcgcgccttaAGGCGCAAGACAAGCTCgagcgcgcgagggacgacggcgacaggggcgcgggcgcaggaggTGCCTCCCCGCCGGAAGACGGCGGTccggaggagacgcccgcgccgcgcagcgagaaggccgacagacgcagagcggagcgcgaggagggatgcaccgcaggcgagcagggcgagcacgaggagcgaggcaggTGGAAGAAAACGCTCACGACCGCCCAAGCGGAGAGCCTCGAAAAAAACGTCGACTCGCAGACCCGCCAGTGGCGCATCGTCGCCGCCGATCTTGCTCGACTCGCCGAGGTAAACACCACGCAGGTCACGTTTTTACCCCCTCCACGGTTCAGGGCTGTCTTTCACGCTCGTGTCCTCAGGTtcgtatgcatgtatgcatataaGAATGCCTGTGTGTATGCGCGCATGTATGTATCTCTGTATGGATGGCTGAATGTAtctatgaatatatatatatatatatatatatatatatatatatatatatatatatatgcaagcGTGCGTGTGTCTTTTATCTTCTtcgtgtatacatatgtatatgcacgtatatatacgtatatgtacgcatatatatatatatatatatatattatatgtGTGCAAGTGCGGACTTCTGCAGCTCTCGGTCTTTGTTCGCACCTCGTCGTTTCTCAAGCCTTTTGTTGTTCAGATGGTCATTCAAGGCCTGATTTCCAAGTGCAGCAGcatgctgcagctgcgtgccCAGGTCCAtcatcgcctgcgcccgaAGCAGCTCGCTGCGCTGTACTGGACTTCTCTCTCGGTAGGTGAAAGCGACGTTTCGCGGGGCCCTTTATTCCGGCTGGCTCGCGCAGGGCTGTggacgcgcgtcttcttctctcactTCGCTTCTCGCTTAAGGCGATTGCAGATAAGACTTCTGCTCGGGGGACCTCCGCGCTAACAGCcgtgcggaggcgacgaggagttCCCGTTGTGGCTCCCAAGCTCTCGCCAGCGACGCTCGGAGTTCGTGCCTCCGCAGATACGGCCGCTTAGGCAAAACGGAGCTGCTGACAGTCGCGCAGAAAGATGAGCTTGAAATCCGTGCAGACGGACAGGCCTCTGCCCCGAGCCAGGTTCTGAAATCGACACAAGGGCGCCGAAGTGGAGAAGAGTAAACCGAACTGGAAGGCTCATGCGCTGAaacggcgcgcggcgtgccaagagaggacgcgcacgcgaagcagcggccccgcgcgagaggaTGGCACTGTGATTTCATagagaaagggagagaaaagaggcgcgagggaggacaagaagaggcgcgcgcgtgcttcGTTGTCTCCGTGTGGCAGCTCGAACTGCGCTCTAGCGGTTGTCGGCGGCTCTTTGTGCGTGGGCTCTTTCGCAGGCTCTGGGCTGTCTCCACGCTCTCCAAGAGCGATTTCACGCGCGTCTCAGCGAAGTGCTGCTCCAGTCGCTCCGCGTCACCgtccgctttcttcttttccccGAAGAGGCGCGTCTCCAGGGGTCGCGtggcgctctcgcctcccccggtggggctgctgcgtctgcctcgccttccgcggcgacggaggacgcggacgacgcgcaggTTTCGCGGAGcgcggaaaagagagaggatGAGCCAGCAGGAAGCACATGCCTCCACGATGCGGAAACTGAGGAAGAGCAAGACGCAGTCGGTGAGGAAACTTTGTCCCCTGAGCCAGGGGCGAAGCACAGGAGGttggaggccgcaggcgaacggCGACACACAAGAGGAGGAAACAAGGAAGCAGAGAACGACACAGCAGAACGGAGGTAGCACAGAACGGGACCGCGGAGATTGCGATCCACATGGCGTGTGTTTGGCATTCTCTTGATCTCattctcttctctcgttctctacttccgcgcctcttctcgcccaTGTCCTCCCATTGTTCGTGttgccttcgcctgcctccacTGTTTTCTTTGCCCCagctctgcggctcgcctcgccttttTTCTCAGTCCTTCCGCCTGGGCCTCCGTACTGCGCTTTTTGCCTTCTCGTCCTTTCCGTTTCGCTctaggggggggggggggttgggCCTGGGGGAGTGGCGCGTCTGCTTGTTTAAGACTCGCTTACGTGCGCTCGTTTTAGAAATGGAGCTATTGACCAAAGGTGTGTTGCGCCAAAccgaaggcgcggctgcggcgatgcCTCTttccagcggcagcgagggcgcgggcattcggcgcagagagcacCATTCGCCGTGTGAGCCTATTTCGGGTTTTCAGGGCCGCGGAgcgtgctgcgcctgcgaggcgaagccggcAGAGACCAGAGTTCGCCTCTGCACCTTAAGGTTGGAAACCTCTCTCTCCAACTCGCAgggcccgcggccgccgcgctcaaAGCTCCGCTCTTCACACACGCGAAAGGTATGCCGCGCGCCGTTTCTCAGATTGAATGAACGGTTCAACTGTACGGGGCAATAGTGGACTAAAACGctttcgtcgccgtcttACTAGTTGTACACgtctatatatttatgtatatgtagatgtatatatgtatatttatttTTCTATtcacatatatgtacattCACatgcttatatatatatatatatatatatatatatatttatatatatatatatatatatatatatatgtttgcaTGAGGTTGAGGAAGTcgacgagcgagaaagaagcGGTGCGTTGGGGGGGAATGGGCCAATCCAGGGTGCCGGGGAGTTCATAGATTCGATTCTGTGTCTCGGCGTGGCTCTGCCTGGCTTCCATGCGCACAGTCCTGTTGGAGTCCTTCCACGAGGCCAAGCTCGCTCAGGTTAACCTCCTTCTTGAAAATGAGACCTGGGAGCGCGCGGATGTCCCTTTCTCTTTTGCGCGGACGCTTGAGACAATTCtgcgcttctccttcttttccACGCCTCTCCCGTGCTCGTCTCCGGGTTGTCTGAGTAGGACTCCCCCACCGGGGGGGCTagacgccggcgcagtgtctcctcgcccaaCTAGCGCCCGTGAAGGAGACACCGCCGCAGCACCGGTgccagcgggcgcgggcgaagagAGCACTGGAGAAGGGGCAGgcggggaggaggacgcgggcgcTAGAGATATctgcagaagcggcggcgaaagtttctcgtcgcctgcggcgcgccgcgcgtcgttGAACGGTGAAAGAACGGGCGGCTCGCTCGAGGGCCTAGATGGCGAACGAAAGGCTGCAGGGCctgaggcggccgcagcgtctgctgGAGCCGGCGCGAAGAGTCCAGAGGAAGTCATTGTGTGCCAGTGCGACTGCGGCTCCTGCCTCGTTGCTCCTCGTTCGCTGACGGTGAATAACGAGGTGTTTATGGTAGTCCCTTCTTGCTTGTTGGCCATCCAGATCATCGCGGATTATATCTCcctgcttcgtctgctgccgcttctgctgccgcttctgctgccttcgctcgCCCACGTGCTCCAGCACTTTGcccgtgtctctctgcagctgacTGTGGAGGGCGGAGCAGTTAAGCGCGGGAGGCTGCCGCGCATCACCGCGGCGGCCctggcgct
This genomic interval carries:
- a CDS encoding uncharacterized protein (encoded by transcript BESB_026950) — its product is MAKPVRGRFSLPPREEDDSEFASGCLSPHWQRALQEELQTAQSISAVVNVPGAEEPNSLLSLFSFADGSRFASPLLLEEPADFVSSPRTPVAAATTILGQPPAEISLADFSDYFESLKEAKAARDACDALPRAGQRRRKGTEGKAQLKENRTRAVSVRGDLRRGARRCGAGRGECGGALSRGAEERKCGTPGGLDAANQALAPASRETTHWRCRRRGCRRRAGGASGPRAPRGCEGRGTERGGRRGQGVEGRGATTGAPGEEGDGEGQVEDEAEAEGAFCGDDVDDAFLLDRQEDDEEEAADLGEAHARYTVPECFFSPDFQVHDFLRYELPEAMKVHDQLSACLDEVECNLVALLSRRFSFFVSSLWRLTSMQSEIDRALRSVAVLKGEVKKMQSERVELGLKVLRLTKERQGLLVHLRRMECLSYVRDCLQSLDVLLQAKEFATCLRLIDATRELMNEELAALHVARPIRLQLDELQHRITTSLIEDFAAAATAAVFPVHAERHSPACVAALLAGGLSSRSPSLGAAAFPRRAASLLESLLSPRERVAAAEGRDPAASGLSRALHAVYGDWQRGWILLIEEEEQNPFQDGGVFEWEQRLISCVGLSAESLKALNLLSRCEGNASMMVARARQSFTSATKRAMRTVATRAVTKYSAAATSSLGASPSRCSGRQRRAGETQRREAASPQESDRETGAPAAEGEEAESGRGDRESEAGPAAPEGAAWDGGAGDAQTEKASGASSRSPSAEEAAERKAGGDRPSREEEMQEKRPSDSEPEVPAGGGEAPPGVETADGETGGAATAAQEGGRDEKRMTCREASDAVAAHVAPSDEPAEESQERAEEREARVTRATRLQEGEGTTKQEEKASGRNGVDGKVPPGQSFPEHPVASSSPAPPPSSSAAPPAVSPEAAAAGAASGQALSEAVRQLEPQAFLCVWRDCLGFSLCVARRLEAWTCLALLRSIELSFAARLKAQDKLERARDDGDRGAGAGGASPPEDGGPEETPAPRSEKADRRRAEREEGCTAGEQGEHEERGRWKKTLTTAQAESLEKNVDSQTRQWRIVAADLARLAEMVIQGLISKCSSMLQLRAQVHHRLRPKQLAALYWTSLSALGCLHALQERFHARLSEVLLQSLRVTVRFLLFPEEARLQGSRGALASPGGAAASASPSAATEDADDAQVSRSAEKREDEPAGSTCLHDAETEEEQDAVGPRSVLRLRGEAGRDQSSPLHLKVGNLSLQLAGPAAAALKAPLFTHAKVLLESFHEAKLAQVNLLLENETWERADVPFSFARTLETILRFSFFSTPLPCSSPGCLSRTPPPGGLDAGAVSPRPTSAREGDTAAAPVPAGAGEESTGEGAGGEEDAGARDICRSGGESFSSPAARRASLNGERTGGSLEGLDGERKAAGPEAAAASAGAGAKSPEEVIVCQCDCGSCLVAPRSLTVNNEVFMVVPSCLLAIQIIADYISLLRLLPLLLPLLLPSLAHVLQHFARVSLQLTVEGGAVKRGRLPRITAAALALCARSFAALKELLEFFIQRIDSAQQSARDKRRNGGGAEAAPRRETAPVWDPWEALPTDLLLSSVSDEDLSDGEAEAEDASKRSGEARPDDSTEGPQSRGSPRGEPDGARRGACSSGGLGAASAAPSDDASERKPRARRSRRRPHAPSIPPLLSPLPRALASQMGLAPIDPHSRAPQVLQQTCRTLADAQAKVYQKLGDILIDRYEVHSARWLSTPHPPPPLADAACVASPAEVIGAERGSGEAAGALPKRNDEKMHAERAGIPEGPNIGAPSSGLELVQQIPAPPPHDALKGLVKDASSLYKVLHRLLPADAVVKIFARAFHQISYRFEMRLAAAFPHPACPVPLAFASAPAQPGGGGPESLGPERDPQGPLGASGAGVGRTGFYESPQELERLVVNALSEVDSSAGAPEREACAAEAGSMSAGAAEGSDRLGAAGGGPSGPRAPALPDAGIEGDGGDAEAERSRCGRLLAASAYGDLLRGPGGGDGAGGGASRGAADAGTDAIQTRINRHLRRPGNEGEPHTVYRPAQGESMGDRYWLDCVYLYESLCRYEGLTMPLLHLVRDLLSACAKCWAVSPGVAELIERRLPREA